A genome region from Gossypium hirsutum isolate 1008001.06 chromosome A04, Gossypium_hirsutum_v2.1, whole genome shotgun sequence includes the following:
- the LOC107947804 gene encoding uncharacterized protein produces the protein MTSVCISSCLSDATDPLVPVRATYVNLYKWPESDAEFLRSRSSGRPSRVVDSFSCRQMYLRSYRFSRKESVREKTVKCFGRVKEKIGGDGKRKKSLRIRRRRRCLVWRKIKIVLFRFFNRLLSSSATVHVVDQRNAFF, from the coding sequence ATGACCTCTGTTTGCATTTCTAGCTGCTTGTCCGATGCTACGGACCCTCTGGTCCCTGTTAGGGCAACATACGTGAATCTGTACAAGTGGCCAGAATCGGATGCTGAGTTTTTGAGGTCAAGGAGCTCAGGCCGACCGAGTAGAGTGGTGGACAGTTTCTCGTGTAGGCAGATGTACCTGAGGAGTTATAGGTTTTCAAGGAAAGAAAGTGTGAGGGAAAAGACAGTGAAATGCTTTGGGAGAGTTAAAGAGAAAATAGGGGGTGATGGGAAGAGGAAGAAGAGCCTACGTATTAGAAGAAGGAGGAGGTGTTTGGTTTGGAGGAAAATCAAGATTGTATTGTTCAGGTTTTTCAACAGATTGCTTTCTTCTTCTGCTACTGTACATGTTGTAGATCAGAGGAATGCGTTCTTTTGA
- the LOC107948350 gene encoding phosphatidate phosphatase PAH1 isoform X1 encodes MNVVGKVGSLISQGVYSVATPFHPFGGAVDIIVVRQADGTFRSTPWYVRFGKFQGVLKGAEKVVRITVNGIEADFHMYLDNSGQAYFLKEVESGKGFQTNGDLKDSDGEVVSDSSVAQLRDECDATNHKQLERAESDTRFYDFQDDQFYQEGLVNFSEYGSDRYGGLDSECFGEAQGLDSVVFFSKDGHILTAPVLASDRSAENVQLSTPLFHIGAGEGPDFCDGNGEFSPGGNESDADYIGKLNAAAPKNSSDIVCSLDNDSTALRHHLEVCERGGEHACHTEETRNLFKHENEFIRQSDIEDASMHIKDDVFKSSLELSELGRHEENTNSEGIDSPLQAQISQDKRSCSPPEVGETEDGAIGGSRNKDVLSSSCIPNYSNEIGSPDLPVEKTMLATDNKGSNNASVDLVVNDPELRDEQFDTSAATEGMNSSLQSPPPEDKSSISETVETETSCAKEIDVSASLGFEISLCGNELYVGMGSDAAAEVFEAHRISMEEYKNNAISIIKNTNLIIRFGEMYFTWEKAAPVVLGMAAFGLELAIEPQDAIPVEKDESSKPKGAASGVTSAPSGCRWRLRSIPLKRVKTLEKTGSNLSSEEVFLDTESSLQNSPADLIPTSSGRIESPGKQFVRTNIPTNEQIASLNLKNGQNMITFSFFSRVLGTQQVEAHLYLWKWNAKIVISDVDGTITKSDVLGQFMPLVGRDWTQSGVANLFSAIKENGYQLLFLSARAIVQAYLTRSFLLNLKQDGKALPSGPVVISPDGLFPSLYREVIRRTPHEFKIACLKNIRKLFPSDYNPFYAGFGNRDTDELSYKEIGIPKGKIFIINPKGEVAVSYCMNTRSYTSLHTLVEEMFPPTSSIELEDYNEWNFWKVPLQDIE; translated from the exons ATGAATGTGGTTGGCAAAGTTGGGAGTTTAATTTCACAAGGTGTATATTCTGTTGCTACTCCTTTCCATCCTTTCGGTGGAGCGGTTGATATAATTGTTGTTCGGCAAGCAGATGGGACTTTTCGGAGCACGCCTTGGTATGTTCGTTTTGGGAAGTTTCAGGGTGTCTTGAAAGGGGCTGAAAAGGTCGTTCGTATAACTGTTAATGGCATTGAAGCAGATTTTCATATGTATCTTGATAACTCTGGGCAAGCATATTTTTTAAAGGAGGTTGAATCTGGTAAAGGATTTCAGACAAATGGAGATTTGAAGGATTCTGATGGTGAAGTTGTTTCAGATTCCTCGGTGGCTCAATTGAGGGATGAATGTGATGCCACAAATCACAAACAGCTTGAAAGGGCAGAATCTGATACTAGGTTCTATGATTTTCAAGATGATCAGTTTTATCAAGAGGGTCTGGTTAATTTTTCAGAATATGGGTCCGACCGATATGGGGGTTTAGATAGTGAGTGTTTTGGGGAAGCACAAGGTTTAGATTCAGTTGTCTTCTTCAGTAAGGATGGCCATATTCTCACAGCCCCTGTTTTGGCATCAGACAGGAGTGCTGAAAATGTGCAACTAAGCACACCTCTGTTCCATATAGGCGCAGGTGAAGGACCTGACTTTTGTGACGGTAATGGGGAATTTAGTCCAGGTGGCAATGAATCAGATGCTGACTATATAGGTAAGCTCAATGCTGCGGCACCTAAGAATTCCTCTGATATTGTTTGCAGCTTGGACAATGATTCTACTGCTTTGAGACACCATCTAGAAGTTTGTGAAAGAGGGGGGGAACATGCCTGTCATACTGAAGAAACTCGAAACCTTTTCAAGCATGAAAATGAATTTATCAGGCAAAGTGACATTGAAGATGCATCCATGCATATTAAGGATGATGTTTTTAAGAGCAGTCTTGAACTATCTGAATTGGGCAGACACGAAGAGAACACCAATTCTGAAGGAATAGATAGCCCACTGCAAGCTCAGATTTCACAAGATAAGCGTTCTTGCAGCCCCCCAGAAGTTGGTGAAACTGAAGATGGAGCTATTGGTGGCTCCAGAAATAAAGATGTGTTGTCTTCCTCTTGTATTCCCAATTATTCCAATGAAATTGGGTCTCCTGATTTACCAGTTGAAAAGACAATGTTGGCTACAGATAATAAGGGTTCTAACAATGCATCTGTTGATTTGGTTGTTAATGACCCTGAATTGAGAGATGAACAGTTCGATACATCAGCAGCAACTGAGGGGATGAATAGCAGTCTGCAAAGTCCTCCACCTGAGGACAAGAGTAGCATAAGTGAGACTGTGGAAACTGAAACAAGTTGTGCTAAAGAGATAGATGTTAGTGCTAGCCTGG GGTTTGAGATCTCACTCTGTGGCAATGAACTTTATGTGGGTATGGGCTCAGATGCTGCAGCAGAAGTCTTTGAAGCACATCGGATATCAATGGAGGAATACAAAAATAATGCAATTTCAATTATTAAGAATACAAACCTAATCATCCGATTTGGAGAGATGTACTTCACATGGGAAAAAGCTGCTCCTGTTGTTCTCGGAATGGCTGCATTTGGTTTAGAATTAGCTATTGAGCCCCAGGATGCAATCCCTGTTGAAAAGGATGAGTCATCAAAGCCTAAGGGTGCTGCTTCTGGTGTCACTTCTGCACCTTCTGGCTGCAGATGGAGGCTTCGGTCTATTCCCTTAAAAAGGGTCAAAACACTTGAGAAGACCGGTAGCAATTTATCTAGTGAAGAGGTATTTCTTGATACTGAATCTTCTCTACAAAATTCACCAGCAGATTTAATTCCAACATCCAGTGGAAGGATTGAATCTCCTGGCAAACAATTTGTGAGGACAAATATTCCCACCAACGAGCAGATTGCTTCCTTGAATCTGAAAAATGGTCAAAACATGATTACTTTCAGTTTCTTCTCCAGGGTTCTGGGAACACAACAG GTTGAAGCTCATCTTTACTTGTGGAAATGGAACGCAAAGATTGTAATTTCAGATGTGGATGGAACTATTACCAA GTCTGATGTCTTAGGCCAGTTTATGCCTTTAGTTGGAAGGGATTGGACACAATCTGGTGTAGCTAATCTTTTCTCAGCTATTAAG GAGAACGGATATCAGCTTCTATTTCTCAGTGCACGTGCAATTGTTCAGGCATATCTAACCAGAAGTTTCTTACTTAACCTGAAACAG GATGGAAAAGCTTTACCCTCTGGACCTGTTGTGATTTCTCCTGACGGTTTGTTTCCCTCATTGTACCGTGAGG TGATAAGAAGAACACCTCATGAATTCAAAATAGCTTGTTTAAAG AATATCAGGAAACTTTTCCCTTCCGACTACAATCCATTTTATGCAGGCTTTGGAAACAGAGACACAGATGAACTCAGTTATAAAGAAATTGGCATCCCAAAgggaaaaatatttattattaatccAAAG GGTGAGGTGGCTGTAAGTTATTGTATGAACACGAGGTCATACACATCATTGCATACTCTTGTAGAAGAGATGTTTCCACCAACCTCATCCATTGAACTG GAAGATTATAacgaatggaatttttggaaagtgcCATTGCAAGATATTGAGTAA
- the LOC107948350 gene encoding phosphatidate phosphatase PAH1 isoform X2: MYLDNSGQAYFLKEVESGKGFQTNGDLKDSDGEVVSDSSVAQLRDECDATNHKQLERAESDTRFYDFQDDQFYQEGLVNFSEYGSDRYGGLDSECFGEAQGLDSVVFFSKDGHILTAPVLASDRSAENVQLSTPLFHIGAGEGPDFCDGNGEFSPGGNESDADYIGKLNAAAPKNSSDIVCSLDNDSTALRHHLEVCERGGEHACHTEETRNLFKHENEFIRQSDIEDASMHIKDDVFKSSLELSELGRHEENTNSEGIDSPLQAQISQDKRSCSPPEVGETEDGAIGGSRNKDVLSSSCIPNYSNEIGSPDLPVEKTMLATDNKGSNNASVDLVVNDPELRDEQFDTSAATEGMNSSLQSPPPEDKSSISETVETETSCAKEIDVSASLGFEISLCGNELYVGMGSDAAAEVFEAHRISMEEYKNNAISIIKNTNLIIRFGEMYFTWEKAAPVVLGMAAFGLELAIEPQDAIPVEKDESSKPKGAASGVTSAPSGCRWRLRSIPLKRVKTLEKTGSNLSSEEVFLDTESSLQNSPADLIPTSSGRIESPGKQFVRTNIPTNEQIASLNLKNGQNMITFSFFSRVLGTQQVEAHLYLWKWNAKIVISDVDGTITKSDVLGQFMPLVGRDWTQSGVANLFSAIKENGYQLLFLSARAIVQAYLTRSFLLNLKQDGKALPSGPVVISPDGLFPSLYREVIRRTPHEFKIACLKNIRKLFPSDYNPFYAGFGNRDTDELSYKEIGIPKGKIFIINPKGEVAVSYCMNTRSYTSLHTLVEEMFPPTSSIELEDYNEWNFWKVPLQDIE, encoded by the exons ATGTATCTTGATAACTCTGGGCAAGCATATTTTTTAAAGGAGGTTGAATCTGGTAAAGGATTTCAGACAAATGGAGATTTGAAGGATTCTGATGGTGAAGTTGTTTCAGATTCCTCGGTGGCTCAATTGAGGGATGAATGTGATGCCACAAATCACAAACAGCTTGAAAGGGCAGAATCTGATACTAGGTTCTATGATTTTCAAGATGATCAGTTTTATCAAGAGGGTCTGGTTAATTTTTCAGAATATGGGTCCGACCGATATGGGGGTTTAGATAGTGAGTGTTTTGGGGAAGCACAAGGTTTAGATTCAGTTGTCTTCTTCAGTAAGGATGGCCATATTCTCACAGCCCCTGTTTTGGCATCAGACAGGAGTGCTGAAAATGTGCAACTAAGCACACCTCTGTTCCATATAGGCGCAGGTGAAGGACCTGACTTTTGTGACGGTAATGGGGAATTTAGTCCAGGTGGCAATGAATCAGATGCTGACTATATAGGTAAGCTCAATGCTGCGGCACCTAAGAATTCCTCTGATATTGTTTGCAGCTTGGACAATGATTCTACTGCTTTGAGACACCATCTAGAAGTTTGTGAAAGAGGGGGGGAACATGCCTGTCATACTGAAGAAACTCGAAACCTTTTCAAGCATGAAAATGAATTTATCAGGCAAAGTGACATTGAAGATGCATCCATGCATATTAAGGATGATGTTTTTAAGAGCAGTCTTGAACTATCTGAATTGGGCAGACACGAAGAGAACACCAATTCTGAAGGAATAGATAGCCCACTGCAAGCTCAGATTTCACAAGATAAGCGTTCTTGCAGCCCCCCAGAAGTTGGTGAAACTGAAGATGGAGCTATTGGTGGCTCCAGAAATAAAGATGTGTTGTCTTCCTCTTGTATTCCCAATTATTCCAATGAAATTGGGTCTCCTGATTTACCAGTTGAAAAGACAATGTTGGCTACAGATAATAAGGGTTCTAACAATGCATCTGTTGATTTGGTTGTTAATGACCCTGAATTGAGAGATGAACAGTTCGATACATCAGCAGCAACTGAGGGGATGAATAGCAGTCTGCAAAGTCCTCCACCTGAGGACAAGAGTAGCATAAGTGAGACTGTGGAAACTGAAACAAGTTGTGCTAAAGAGATAGATGTTAGTGCTAGCCTGG GGTTTGAGATCTCACTCTGTGGCAATGAACTTTATGTGGGTATGGGCTCAGATGCTGCAGCAGAAGTCTTTGAAGCACATCGGATATCAATGGAGGAATACAAAAATAATGCAATTTCAATTATTAAGAATACAAACCTAATCATCCGATTTGGAGAGATGTACTTCACATGGGAAAAAGCTGCTCCTGTTGTTCTCGGAATGGCTGCATTTGGTTTAGAATTAGCTATTGAGCCCCAGGATGCAATCCCTGTTGAAAAGGATGAGTCATCAAAGCCTAAGGGTGCTGCTTCTGGTGTCACTTCTGCACCTTCTGGCTGCAGATGGAGGCTTCGGTCTATTCCCTTAAAAAGGGTCAAAACACTTGAGAAGACCGGTAGCAATTTATCTAGTGAAGAGGTATTTCTTGATACTGAATCTTCTCTACAAAATTCACCAGCAGATTTAATTCCAACATCCAGTGGAAGGATTGAATCTCCTGGCAAACAATTTGTGAGGACAAATATTCCCACCAACGAGCAGATTGCTTCCTTGAATCTGAAAAATGGTCAAAACATGATTACTTTCAGTTTCTTCTCCAGGGTTCTGGGAACACAACAG GTTGAAGCTCATCTTTACTTGTGGAAATGGAACGCAAAGATTGTAATTTCAGATGTGGATGGAACTATTACCAA GTCTGATGTCTTAGGCCAGTTTATGCCTTTAGTTGGAAGGGATTGGACACAATCTGGTGTAGCTAATCTTTTCTCAGCTATTAAG GAGAACGGATATCAGCTTCTATTTCTCAGTGCACGTGCAATTGTTCAGGCATATCTAACCAGAAGTTTCTTACTTAACCTGAAACAG GATGGAAAAGCTTTACCCTCTGGACCTGTTGTGATTTCTCCTGACGGTTTGTTTCCCTCATTGTACCGTGAGG TGATAAGAAGAACACCTCATGAATTCAAAATAGCTTGTTTAAAG AATATCAGGAAACTTTTCCCTTCCGACTACAATCCATTTTATGCAGGCTTTGGAAACAGAGACACAGATGAACTCAGTTATAAAGAAATTGGCATCCCAAAgggaaaaatatttattattaatccAAAG GGTGAGGTGGCTGTAAGTTATTGTATGAACACGAGGTCATACACATCATTGCATACTCTTGTAGAAGAGATGTTTCCACCAACCTCATCCATTGAACTG GAAGATTATAacgaatggaatttttggaaagtgcCATTGCAAGATATTGAGTAA
- the LOC107948352 gene encoding probable membrane-associated kinase regulator 3, which produces MLLGPFFPHQAHHSNKLDIFKRKNKNMATSQATFNHDADEEYIDMEGSSPSRFLCYSINSPPQSREFEFQMCSVDCNGDITSTTSPADELFYKGKLLPLHLPPRLQMVQKLLQSSNSSSLESKTEAPFEENGQLHFIGSTIASSNGSSLLESCRVSSELNPDDYFFEWSTEMNGFTGNNSNKSWSKKLKQMKQSSITEKLKASREYLKSLFSKSACSDESCAKADVSKTKECANKYMKMGKKNPFGKVDNDRYKIFMKTIDRELGEDVTDIHRRSFSGVIQKHSAIKTSSSSSTSSSGSSSSSTSFSLSSSGFCDLQLLKRSNSANSEIENSIEGAIAHCKQSQKLGVCSLSASKISVCGDQERPELCSI; this is translated from the coding sequence ATGCTCCTTGGTCCTTTCTTTCCTCACCAAGCTCACCATTCCAATAAGCTAGACATCttcaagagaaaaaataaaaacatggcCACAAGCCAAGCTACATTCAACCATGATGCAGATGAAGAGTACATAGATATGGAGGGAAGTTCACCCTCCAGGTTCTTGTGTTACTCTATAAACTCTCCACCACAAAGCAGAGagtttgaattccaaatgtgttcaGTTGACTGCAATGGAGACATTACCTCAACAACTTCACCTGCAGATGAGCTTTTCTACAAGGGAAAACTCCTTCCTCTTCATCTTCCTCCTCGGTTGCAAATGGTTCAGAAGCTACTGCAAAGCTCCAACAGCTCTTCATTGGAGAGCAAGACTGAAGCACCTTTCGAAGAAAATGGTCAGCTTCATTTCATAGGCTCTACAATTGCTTCATCAAATGGAAGTAGTCTATTGGAATCCTGTAGGGTGAGTAGTGAACTAAACCCTGATGACTATTTCTTTGAATGGTCAACTGAAATGAATGGCTTCACAGGCAATAATTCGAACAAGTCTTGGTCTAAAAAGCTTAAACAGATGAAGCAATCCTCAATAACCGAAAAGCTCAAGGCATCCAGGGAGTATCTTAAATCATTGTTCAGTAAATCTGCTTGTTCAGATGAATCTTGTGCCAAAGCAGATGTTTCAAAGACCAAAGAATGTGCAAACAAGTACATGAAAATGGGAAAGAAGAACCCATTTGGAAAGGTTGATAATGATAgatacaaaattttcatgaagactATTGACAGGGAGTTAGGTGAGGACGTTACAGATATCCATAGGAGGTCATTTTCAGGGGTAATTCAAAAGCATTCTGCAATAAAGacttcatcttcatcatcaacATCTTCATctggttcttcttcttcttcaacatctttttctttaaGTTCAAGTGGATTCTGCGATTTACAGTTGCTGAAAAGGAGCAACAGTGCCAATTCAGAGATTGAGAATTCAATTGAAGGGGCAATTGCTCATTGTAAGCAGTCTCAGAAACTTGGGGTCTGTTCACTTTCTGCTTCAAAGATTTCTGTTTGTGGGGACCAAGAAAGACCAGAACTTTGCAGCATTTGA